In one window of Drosophila mauritiana strain mau12 chromosome X, ASM438214v1, whole genome shotgun sequence DNA:
- the LOC117148165 gene encoding uncharacterized protein LOC117148165, whose translation MAYTIKLDWIRWILKLCGSRQCRLMHDDAKTRICAQSPWRRLMQLTRNNSSSTSGGNEPRRQDPNKPKPNSKRISYTEGQTPFRINTHPNANLVRLHPLVRDQDKRTKRHKRRLPFEKSATLRLHNAQRREEQLARTMLSQDCSGSHSSSSAIPLKILQMTQRDRMMSSQLVIDAMRTRNMERMVRKSEARMLNERVKKLLEKQKEAKVEVKRQQSDDDFTVSDPKIMVPEHRPLEVQAVVQLLKKAISLVHFGHEEPCKVKDVRISRMQTKLDVDGLHPCGSSIDSFASTDNPQSSKAYHMRIRCTKKSEIQIKSNSQHIAASLMKEEQRRLDRLRAEKVQLIGCKDNTQFGFINQSTNPATSSKPTDLSMNSLIVDPKSFLTKVLDKKEVLSVEQINNFVENPDIFSKAPKRKPATKSNGGPAKHLPQ comes from the exons ATGGCCTATACCATCAAGTTGGACTGGATAAGGTGGATCTTGAAGCTTTGCGGCTCCCGACAATGTCGTCTTATGC ATGATGATGCCAAGACGCGGATCTGCGCGCAGAGTCCCTGGAGACGCCTGATGCAATTGACCAGGAATAACTCGAGCAGTACTTCCGGTGGCAATGAACCCCGCAGACAGGACCCAAATAAGCCGAAGCCCAATAGCAAGCGAATCTCATACACCGAAGGACAAACACCTTTTAGGATCAACACACATCCAAATG CTAACCTAGTAAGATTGCATCCTTTGGTGAGAGACCAGGACAAAAGGACGAAGAGGCATAAGCGACGCCTTCCGTTTGAAAAATCAGCAACATTGCGGTTACACAATGCGCAGCGAAGAGAGGAGCAGCTGGCCAGGACCATGCTATCCCAGGATTGCAGTGGCTCTCACTCATCGAGCTCCGCCATACCGCTTAAGATTCTTCAGATGACGCAAAGGGATCGTATGATGTCCTCGCAGCTGGTAATTGATGCGATGAGGACCAGGAATATGGAGAGAATGGTGCGAAAATCGGAGGCCAGGATGTTGAACGAGCGGGTCAAAAAGCTACTGGAGAAACAGAAAGAAGCAAAAGTGGAAGTGAAGAGGCAGCAGTCGGACGATGACTTCACTGTTTCCGATCCAAAGATCATGGTGCCGGAACATCGGCCACTGGAGGTCCAGGCGGTGGTGCAATTGCTAAAGAAGGCCATTTCCCTGGTCCATTTCGGTCACGAGGAGCCCTGCAAGGTGAAGGATGTAAGGATCTCCAGGATGCAGACCAAGCTGGACGTAGATGGCCTGCATCCTTGCGGCAGCTCCATTGATTCCTTCGCCAGCACTGACAACCCGCAGTCCTCCAAAGCCTACCACATGCGCATTCGCTGCACCAAGAAATCGGAAATCCAAATCAAATCCAACTCTCAGCATATAGCCGCCAGTCTCATGAAGGAGGAGCAGAGGCGCCTGGATCGATTGAGGGCGGAAAAGGTGCAGTTAATCGGGTGTAAGGATAACACACAATTTGGTTTCATAAACCAATCCACAAATCCTGCCACATCCTCCAAGCCAACAGATCTGAGCATGAACTCCTTGATTGTCGATCCCAAATCTTTTCTCACAAAAGTGCTCGATAAGAAGGAGGTTCTGTCGGTTGAGCAGATTAATAATTTCGTCGAAAATCCGGATATCTTCTCAAAGGCACCGAAAAGAAAACCAGCGACCAAGTCCAATGGAGGACCTGCTAAACATTTGCCACAATGA
- the LOC117147494 gene encoding putative gustatory receptor 10b has protein sequence MRVGKLCRLALRFWLGLVLVLGFSSHYYSPTRRRLVHSRILQTYDWLLMVINLVAFYAYYRYAMTYFLEGMFRRQGFVNQLSTCNVFQQLLMTVTSTLLHLLFERQVCQTYNEVSTILEQDLQLKEHSRFYCLAFLAKVYTFLHNFNFALSAIMHWGLRPFNVYDLLANLYFVYNSLARDAIQVAYVLLLLNLSEALRLNGQQEHGSYSDLMKQLRTRERLLRIGRRVHRMFAWPVAIALIHLVFFNTATIYLGYTMFIQKHDALGLRGRGLKMLLTVVSFLVILWDVVLLQVVCEKLLAEENQICASPKDVASSRTTYRQWEMCALRRAIRRSSPENKVLGMFRMDMRCAFALISCSLSYGIIIIQIGYIPG, from the exons ATGCGAGTGGGCAAGTTGTGCCGCCTGGCTTTGCGCTTCTGGCTGGGATTGGTACTGGTCCTGGGATTCTCCAGCCACTACTACAGTCCCACTCGACGGCGTCTGGTTCACTCGAGAATTCTGCAGACATACGACTGGCTTTTGATGGTCATCAACTTGGTGGCGTTTTACGCCTACTATAGATACGCCATGACGTATTTCCTGGAGGGCATGTTTAGGCGGCAGGGATTCGTGAATCAG CTGTCCACTTGCAACGTATTCCAGCAGCTACTGATGACAGTGACCAGCACCTTATTGCACCTTCTATTTGAACGGCAGGTGTGCCAGACGTACAACGAGGTGTCCACTATTTTGGAGCAGGACCTGCAGCTCAAGGAGCACAGTCGCTTCTATTGCCTGGCTTTTCTGGCCAAGGTCTACACTTTTTTGCACAACTTCAACTTTGCCCTAAGTGCCATCATGCATTGGGGCCTGCGACCCTTCAATGTTTACGATTTACTGGCCAATCTGTACTTCGTCTACAACTCACTGGCCAGGGATGCCATTCAGGTGGCCTatgttctgctgctgctcaatCTGTCGGAGGCACTGCGTCTGAATGGCCAGCAGGAGCACGGCTCCTACAGCGACCTCATGAAGCAGCTGCGCACACGGGAGCGACTGCTGAGGATTGGAAGGCGGGTGCATCGCATGTTCGCCTGGCCGGTGGCCATAGCCTTGATTCACCTGGTGTTCTTCAACACGGCCACCATTTACCTGGGCTACACCATGTTCATCCAGAAGCACGACGCCTTGGGCCTGCGTGGCAGGGGCTTGAAGATGCTGCTCACGGTCGTCTCCTTTTTGGTCATCCTTTGGGACGTCGTGCTCCTCCAGGTCGTTTgtgaaaagcttctggccgaggagAACCAAATCTGCGCCAGTCCAAAGGATGTGGCTTCTTCCAGGACAACATACAGACAG TGGGAAATGTGCGCTTTGAGACGAGCTATTAGACGATCATCGCCAGAAAACAAGGTTTTGGGCATGTTTCGAATGGATATGCGATGTGCATTCGCTTTGATCAGCTGCAGTTTGTCCTATGGCATCATAATCATTCAGATTGGATATATACCAGGCTAA
- the LOC117147493 gene encoding gustatory receptor 10a: MTSPDERKSFWERHEFKFYRYGHVYALIYGQVVIDYVPQRALKRGVKVLLIAYGHLFSMLLIVVLPGYFCYHFRTLTDTLDLRLQLLFYVSFANTAIKYATVIVTYVANTVHFEAINQGCTMQRTHLEFEFQNAPQEPKRPFEYFMYFKFCLINLMMMIQVCGIFAQYGEGGKGSVSQVRVHFAIYAFVLWNYTENMADYCYWINGSVLKYYRQFNLQLGSLRDEMDGLRPGGMLLHHCCELSDRLEELRRRCREIHDLQRESFRMHQFQLIGLMLSTLINNLTNFYTLFHMLAKQSLEEVSYPVVVGSVYATGFYIDTYIVTLINEHIKLELEAVALTMRRFAEPREMDERLTREIEHLSLELLNYQPPMLCGLLHLDRRLVYLIAVTAFSYFITLVQFDLYLRKKS, translated from the exons ATGACATCGCCGGATGAGCGCAAGAGTTTCTGGGAGCGACATGAGTTCAAGTTCTATCGGTATGGACATGTGTACGCCCTGATCTATGGACAAGTGGTGATCGACTATGTGCCCCAAAGGGCGCTGAAACGTGGCGTTAAGGTGCTCCTGATTGCATATGGTCACCTATTCAGCATGCTGTTGATTGTGGTATTGCCCGGATATTTCTGCTACCACTTTCGCACCCTAACTGATACCCTGGATCTGCGTTTGCAGTTGCTGTTCTATGTGAGTTTCGCCAATACGGCCATCAAATATGCCACCGTAATTGTGACCTATGTGGCCAATACCGTGCACTTTGAGGCCATCAACCAGGGGTGCACCATGCAGAGAACGCATCTGGAGTTCGAGTTCCAGAACGCTCCACAGGAGCCCAAGCGACCATTTGAGTACTTCATGTACTTCAAGTTCTGCCTGATCAatctgatgatgatgatccaGGTGTGTGGCATATTTGCCCAGTACGGCGAAGGTGGCAAGGGTTCCGTTAGCCAGGTGCGAGTCCACTTTGCGATCTACGCCTTTGTGCTGTGGAACTACACGGAGAACATGGCGGACTACTGCTACTGGATCAATGGATCGGTGCTCAAGTACTACAGGCAGTTCAATCTCCAGTTGGGATCGCTTAGGGATGAGATGGATGGTCTGAGACCCGGTGGCATGCTGCTCCATCACTGCTGTGAGCTGAGCGATCGCCTGGAGGAGCTGAGACGGCGGTGCCGGGAGATCCACGATCTGCAGCGCGAGAGCTTTCGGATGCATCAGTTCCAGCTGATCGGACTCATGCTGAGCACGCTCATCAACAACTTGACCAACTTCTACACCCTGTTCCACATGCTGGCCAAACAGTCGCTGGAGGAGGTCAGCTATCCGGTGGTTGTGGGTTCGGTCTACGCCACGGGCTTCTACATAGACACCTATATTGTTACGTTGATCAATGAGCACATcaagctggagctggaggcGGTGGCTCTGACCATGCGGAGATTCGCAGAGCCGCGGGAAATGGATGAGCGACTGACCAGGGAG ATAGAACACCTTTCGCTGGAGCTGCTCAACTACCAACCGCCCATGCTGTGTGGACTTTTGCACCTGGATCGCCGATTGGTGTACCTGATTGCTGTCACCGCCTTTTCCTACTTCATAACTCTGGTGCAGTTCGATCTCTATCTGCGCAAGAAGTCCTAG
- the LOC117147492 gene encoding odorant receptor 10a isoform X1 gives MQDLLWKRVTTTGYIRSIPWQDVAHKVMSTMSEWFRFLKRDQELDVYFFAVPRLSLDIMGYWPGKTGDTWPWRSLIHFAILAIGVATELHAGMRFLDGQQITLALETLCPAGTSAVTLLKMFLMLRFRRDLSIMWSRLRGLLFDPKWERPEQRDIRLRHSAMAARINFWPLSAGFFTCTTYNLKPILIAMILYLQNRYEDFVWFTPFNMTMPKVLLSYPFFPLTYVFIAYTGYVTIFMFGGCDGFYFEFCAHLSALFEVLQAEIESMFRPYTDHLELSPVQLYTLEQKMRSVIIRHNAIIDLTTFFRDRYTIITLAHFVSAAMVIGFSMVNLLTLGNNGLGALLYVAYTVAALSQLLVYCYGGTLVAESSTGLCRIMFACPWQLFKPQQRRLVQLLILRSQRPVSMAVPFFSPSLATFAAILQTSGSIIALVKSFQ, from the exons ATGCAAGACTTGTTATGGAAGAGGGTTACAACTACTGGCTATATAAGGAGTATTCCTTGGCAGGATGTCGCTCACAAAGTTATGTCCACCATGTCCGAGTGGTTTCGCTTTCTGAAACGCGATCAAGAGCTGGATGTGTACTTTTTTGCCGTGCCCCGCTTGAGTTTAGACATAATGGGCTATTGGCCGGGAAAAACTGGTGATACGTGGCCCTGGAGATCACTGATTCACTTCGCAATCCTGGCCATTGGCGTGGCCACCGAACTGCATGCTGGCATGCGTTTTCTGGACGGACAGCAGATTACCTTGGCACTGGAGACCCTCTGTCCAGCTGGCACATCGGCGGTCACGCTGCTCAAGATGTTCCTCATGCTGCGCTTTCGTCGGGATCTCTCCATCATGTGGAGCCGCCTGAGGGGCCTGCTCTTCGATCCCAAATGGGAGCGACCCGAGCAGCGGGACATCCGGCTGAGGCACTCGGCCATGGCGGCCCGCATCAATTTCTGGCCCCTGTCGGCCGGATTCTTCACCTGCACCACCTACAACCTGAAGCCGATCCTGATCGCAATGATATTGTACCTCCAGAATCGTTACGAGGACTTCGTCTGGTTTACACCCTTCAATATGAC TATGCCCAAAGTTCTGCTGAGCTATCCGTTTTTTCCCCTGACCTACGTATTCATTGCCTATACGGGCTATGTGACCATCTTTATGTTCGGCGGCTGTGATGGTTTTTATTTCGAGTTCTGTGCCCACTTATCAGCACTCTTCGAAGTGCTCCAGGCGGAGATAGAATCAATGTTTAGGCCCTACACCG ATCACTTGGAGCTGTCGCCAGTGCAGCTTTACACTTTGGAGCAGAAGATGCGATCAGTGATCATCAGGCACAATGCCATCATCGATTTGACCACATTTTTTCGGGATCGCTATACCATTATCACCCTGGCCCATTTCGTGTCCGCCGCCATGGTGATTGGATTCAGCATGGTCAATCTCCTGACACTGGGCAATAATGGTCTGGGCGCCCTGCTCTATGTGGCCTACACGGTTGCCGCTTTGAGCCAACTGCTGGTCTATTGCTACGGCGGAACTCTGGTGGCCGAAAGT AGCACTGGTCTGTGCCGCATCATGTTCGCCTGTCCGTGGCAGCTTTTTAAGCCCCAACAACGTCGACTCGTTCAGCTTTTGATCCTCAGATCCCAGCGTCCTGTTTCCATGGCGGTGCCATTCTTCTCGCCATCGTTGGCTACCTTTGCTGCG ATTCTTCAAACTTCGGGTTCCATAATTGCGCTGGTTAAGTCCTTTCAGTAA
- the LOC117147492 gene encoding odorant receptor 10a isoform X2 has protein sequence MQDLLWKRVTTTGYIRSIPWQDVAHKVMSTMSEWFRFLKRDQELDVYFFAVPRLSLDIMGYWPGKTGDTWPWRSLIHFAILAIGVATELHAGMRFLDGQQITLALETLCPAGTSAVTLLKMFLMLRFRRDLSIMWSRLRGLLFDPKWERPEQRDIRLRHSAMAARINFWPLSAGFFTCTTYNLKPILIAMILYLQNRYEDFVWFTPFNMTMPKVLLSYPFFPLTYVFIAYTGYVTIFMFGGCDGFYFEFCAHLSALFEVLQAEIESMFRPYTDHLELSPVQLYTLEQKMRSVIIRHNAIIDLTTFFRDRYTIITLAHFVSAAMVIGFSMVNLLTLGNNGLGALLYVAYTVAALSQLLVYCYGGTLVAEKHWSVPHHVRLSVAAF, from the exons ATGCAAGACTTGTTATGGAAGAGGGTTACAACTACTGGCTATATAAGGAGTATTCCTTGGCAGGATGTCGCTCACAAAGTTATGTCCACCATGTCCGAGTGGTTTCGCTTTCTGAAACGCGATCAAGAGCTGGATGTGTACTTTTTTGCCGTGCCCCGCTTGAGTTTAGACATAATGGGCTATTGGCCGGGAAAAACTGGTGATACGTGGCCCTGGAGATCACTGATTCACTTCGCAATCCTGGCCATTGGCGTGGCCACCGAACTGCATGCTGGCATGCGTTTTCTGGACGGACAGCAGATTACCTTGGCACTGGAGACCCTCTGTCCAGCTGGCACATCGGCGGTCACGCTGCTCAAGATGTTCCTCATGCTGCGCTTTCGTCGGGATCTCTCCATCATGTGGAGCCGCCTGAGGGGCCTGCTCTTCGATCCCAAATGGGAGCGACCCGAGCAGCGGGACATCCGGCTGAGGCACTCGGCCATGGCGGCCCGCATCAATTTCTGGCCCCTGTCGGCCGGATTCTTCACCTGCACCACCTACAACCTGAAGCCGATCCTGATCGCAATGATATTGTACCTCCAGAATCGTTACGAGGACTTCGTCTGGTTTACACCCTTCAATATGAC TATGCCCAAAGTTCTGCTGAGCTATCCGTTTTTTCCCCTGACCTACGTATTCATTGCCTATACGGGCTATGTGACCATCTTTATGTTCGGCGGCTGTGATGGTTTTTATTTCGAGTTCTGTGCCCACTTATCAGCACTCTTCGAAGTGCTCCAGGCGGAGATAGAATCAATGTTTAGGCCCTACACCG ATCACTTGGAGCTGTCGCCAGTGCAGCTTTACACTTTGGAGCAGAAGATGCGATCAGTGATCATCAGGCACAATGCCATCATCGATTTGACCACATTTTTTCGGGATCGCTATACCATTATCACCCTGGCCCATTTCGTGTCCGCCGCCATGGTGATTGGATTCAGCATGGTCAATCTCCTGACACTGGGCAATAATGGTCTGGGCGCCCTGCTCTATGTGGCCTACACGGTTGCCGCTTTGAGCCAACTGCTGGTCTATTGCTACGGCGGAACTCTGGTGGCCGAAA AGCACTGGTCTGTGCCGCATCATGTTCGCCTGTCCGTGGCAGCTTTTTAA